A stretch of Zymoseptoria tritici IPO323 chromosome 1, whole genome shotgun sequence DNA encodes these proteins:
- a CDS encoding putative ABC transporter (ABC transporter, ABC-D family, PMP type. Potential peroxisomal fatty acid ABC transporter subunit. Similarity with yeast PXA2. Peroxisomal ABC transporters are supposed to function upon heterodimerization. TC no:3.A.1.203) produces the protein MAEQALSKPLSTRSLKQLASDLTSLYIRNRTRISRGVYAALVVALLHRVRGAIKEQKAAEQRRKLQAQQGGAGRREESSGKKKVELNREFFRTLGRLLKICIPSWRSKEARLLLSHSVFLVMRTLISLYVAELDGQLVSSLVRGKGKAFLKGLVWWMIVAVPATFTNSMLQYHQTGLSLAYRTRLTNHIHKQYLGDMTFYTLSALDDRIKNADQLITVDVTKFSNSLAELYSSLSKPILDLVIYNWSLSRSVGGEGLFAMSLMIQVSASLMRALTPPFGKFVAEEAKLEGEFRAAHSRLINFSEEIALYDGHEAEKDNVDKGYFTLIKHVNRILRRRLYHGVLEEFVVKYTWGALGLLLCSVPVFFKLPGAAPGGSSAGDRTESFITNRRLLMSSSDALGRLLFSFKEVSELAGHTSRVSMLLDVIQDIQQGHYEKALVSSASTDANAAVLSGRGDMEEGEDIKFENVPIVSPNGDVLVKALSFHISRGDHLLIVGPNGCGKSSLFRILGGLWPVYGGMVRKPSSEDIFYVPQRPYLSKGTLRQQILYPDNLLDMRAKGITDQDLVDIMKKIGLESLLENSHSTSRAGYTAALSAEHEWADALSTGFQQRIAAARLFYHKPKYAILDECTSSLTPEVERIMYDEAKRLGITLMTVSHRRSLWRYHGWILQFDGQGGYVFTRLDAETRLQLEDEKEELDLQLRAVPEWEKRIAELEAGAA, from the exons ATGGCCGAGCAAGCACTGTCGAAGCCGCTCTCGACTCGCTCGTTGAAGCAGCTTGCGAGCGATCTTACGAGCCTGTACATACGCAACCGGACACGCATATCACGCGGTGTATATGCTGCGCTCGTCGTCGCGCTCCTCCATCGAGTTCGCGGAGCCATCAAAGAGCAAAAGGCGGCAGAACAACGGCGCAAACTGCAAGCACAACAGGGTGGAGCTGggagaagggaggagagCAGTGGCAAGAAAAAGGTCGAGCTCAACAGGGAATTCTTTCGCACATTGGGACGGCTGCTGAAGATATGTATACCGTCGTGGCGGAGCAAGGAGGCTCGATTGTTGTTGAGCCATTCGGTGTTCTTGGTGATGCGAACACTGATCAGCCTCTACGTGGCCGAACTGGATGGACAACTCGTGAGCTCTTTGGTTCGAGGCAAAGGGAAGGCGTTCCTCAAGGGTCTGGTGTGGTGGATGATCGTGGCCGTACCGGCGACTTTCACCAATAGCATGTTGCAATACCACCAGACCGGTCTCTCGTTGGCCTACCGCACGAGATTGACAAACCACATACACAAACAATACCTCGGCGATATGACTTTCTACACGCTGTCCGCCTTGGACGATCGGATCAAGAACGCGGATCAGTTGATTACAGTTGATGTTACGAAATTCTCAAACAGCCTCGCGGAATTGTACTCGAGCCTGTCGAAACCGATTCTCGATCTGGTCATCTACAACTGGTCACTCTCGCGAAGTGTTGGCGGCGAAGGCCTCTTCGCGATGAGCCTGATGATTCAGGTCAGCGCCAGTCTCATGCGCGCTCTGACTCCTCCCTTCGGCAAGTTCGTCGCAGAGGAAGCCAAACTGGAAGGCGAGTTCAGGGCGGCGCATTCCCGCCTCATCAACTTTAGCGAAGAGATTGCCCTCTACGATGGTCACGAGGCAGAAAAGGACAATGTGGACAAGGGCTACTTTACTCTTATCAAACACGTGAACCGGATACTGCGAAGACGACTTTATCACGGAGTTCTGGAAGAGTTCGTGGTGAAGTACACATGGGGTGCACTCGGTCTCCTACTTTGCTC TGTTCCCGTGTTCTTCAAACTACCAGGTGCCGCTCCTGGCGGCAGCAGTGCTGGTGACAGAACGGAGTCTTTCATCACTAATCGAAGACTTTTGATGTCCTCTTCCGATGCCCTAGGCCGATTGCTATTTTCATTCAAGGAGGTGTCGGAGCTAGCCGGCCACACCAGCAGAGTGAGCATGCTGCTCGATGTCATCCAAGATATACAGCAAGGCCATTATGAGAAGGCTCTCGTGTCTTCAGCGTCGACAGACGCAAACGCGGCCGTTCTGAGCGGTAGGGGCGACatggaagaaggcgaagacatTAAGTTCGAGAATGTCCCCATTGTGTCGCCTAATGGCGATGTACTTGTCAAGGCACTATCGTTCCATATCTCCCGAGGGGATCACCTCTTGATTGTTGGCCCGAATGGCTGCGGGAAGAGCAGTCTGTTCCGCATCCTCGGTGGTCTGTGGCCAGTATACGGTGGAATGGTCCGCAAACCAAGCAGCGAGGACATTTTCTACGTTCCACAACGACCGTATTTGAGCAAGGGGACTTTACGGCAGCAAATTCTCTATCCGGACAACCTGCTCGACATGAGGGCAAAGGGAATCACTGATCAAGACCTCGTCGATATCATGAAGAAGATCGGCCTCGAAAGTTTGCTCGAAAACAGCCACTCGACATCGCGTGCTGGCTACACTGCGGCCCTCAGTGCAGAGCATGAATGGGCTGACGCTTTGAGCACGGGCTTCCAACAAAGAATCGCCGCTGCGAGATTGTTCTACCACAAACCGAAATACGCGATCCTTGACGAGTGCACGTCGTCGCTAACACCGGAAGTGGAAAGGATCATGTACGATGAGGCGAAGCGTCTAGGCATCACTTTGATGACCGTGTCGCATCGGAGGTCACTGTGGAGGTACCACGGCTGGATCCTTCAATTCGATGGACAGGGCGGATACGTCTTCACGCGGTTGGATGCGGAGACGCGCTTGCAGCttgaggacgagaaggaagagcttGACCTTCAATTGAGGGCAGTGCCTgagtgggagaagaggatCGCAGAACTCGAAGCAGGGGCAGCATAG
- the POM1 gene encoding serine/threonine protein kinase (CMGC family, dual-specificity tyrosine-regulated kinase), with product DKDDLSADDEMRRLSQKRRDVDTAAKESEELKRRAVARSPMSPDRVLHDRNCTLNIFERGEIVDYAKEGVFFTGTKSARKIIGSLTPSPTSGGDKEKAGNYGYDDERGDYNIVMGDHLAYRYEVVDLLGKGSFGQVVRCVDHKDGGIVAIKIIRNKKRFHQQALVEVGILSRLREWDPDGANATLSITSSFYFRSHLCIVTPCLSINLYELIRAHNFGGFSLPLIRRFSRQLLSCLVLLQNKRIIHCDLKPENILLCEARKADVRVIDFGSSCKEEEKVYTYIQSRFYRSPEVILGSSYGLGIDMWSLGCILAELWTGYPLFPGENEQEQLACIMEIFGPPDRHLVERSTRKKLFFDSVGKPRVTVSSKGRRRRPSSKTLSQAMKTDDEAFLDFISRCLRWDPERRMKPHEAIHHPFIT from the exons gacaaggacgacCTCTCAGCCGATGACGAAATGCGGCGGCTGTCTCAAAAGCGGCGCGATGTTGACACGGCAGCTAAGGAAAGCGAAGAGTTGAAGCGACGAGCTGTCGCGCGCTCGCCGATGAGCCCTGATCGGGTACTCCACGACCGCAATTGCACCTTGAACATCTTTGAGCGTGGCGAGATTGTCGATTATGCCAAGGAAGGGGTGTTCTTTACTGGTACAAAGAGTGCTCGGAAGATCATTGGAAGCCTCACGCCATCGCCAACTTCTGGCGGCGATAAGGAGAAGGCTGGCAACTACGGCTACGACGATGAAAGAGGCGACTACAATATTGTCATGGGCGACCACCTCGCTTATCGATACGAAGTGGTCGACCTTCTCGGCAAAGGCAGCTTTGGACAGGTTGTGAGATGCGTTGATCACAAAGACGGAGGCATTGTGGCTATCAAGATCATCAGGAACAAGAAGCGCTTTCATCAGCAAGCATTGGTCGAAGTGGGCATCTTGAGCCGTCTAAGGGAATGG GATCCCGACGGCGCCAATGCCACCCTCTCGATCACTTCTTCTTTCTACTTCCGCTCGCATCTTTGCATCGTCACACCCTGTCTCAGCATCAACCTTTACGAGCTCATCCGAGCGCACAACTTTGGCGGCTTCTCGTTGCCACTCATTCGCCGCTTCTCTCGCCAACTGCTGTCCTGCCTGGTCCTCCTGCAGAACAAGCGCATCATTCACTGCGATCTTAAGCCTGAGAACATACTGCTTTGCGAAGCTCGCAAGGCCGATGTCCGGGTCATTGACTTTGGCAGCAGTtgcaaggaggaggaaaaggtcTACACCTACATCCAGTCTCGATTCTATCGCAGTCCGGAAGTCATACTCGGCAGCAGCTACGGATTGGGGATCGATATGTGGTCACTGGGATGCATCCTGGCCGAGCTGTGGACCGGTTATCCGCTGTTCCCCGGAGAAAACGAGCAGGAGCAGCTTGCCTGCATAATGGAGATATTCGGCCCACCAGACCGACATCTCGTGGAGCGATCAacgaggaagaagctgtTCTTCGATTCGGTTGGCAAACCCCGCGTGACTGTCAGCAGTAAGGGACGACGGCGAAGGCCAAGTTCGAAGACCTTGTCTCAAGCAATGAAGACTGATGACGAAGCCTTCCTGGACTTCATCTCTCGCTGCCTTCGATGGGACCCCGAGCGCAGGATGAAGCCCCACGAGGCCATTCATCATCCCTTCATCACA